A DNA window from Acidimicrobiia bacterium contains the following coding sequences:
- a CDS encoding molecular chaperone TorD family protein has protein sequence MTTATASPELATAVGRSACYEFLALGFAFPTDRGEARITEHLAPVLAGLESGDSELDRLLALALEARRLPLAQLRELHGELFTHIEPMDHPPYESAFVGSEIFRQTEVMADVAGFYRAHGLKVGGRERERPDHIVTELEFMAFMATKEAYALQHLDEASVEECRRTQDHFLADHLGCWAPGFARRVAVMAQDAVFRAHARALEAWIMADLRACDLTPVEVLEDPSPQLPPDDDSCGAGEMCGVEVTPAGGDAGTPVELGRSR, from the coding sequence ATGACCACAGCCACCGCATCACCCGAGTTGGCGACAGCGGTCGGCCGCAGCGCCTGCTACGAGTTCCTGGCGCTCGGCTTCGCATTCCCGACGGATCGCGGCGAGGCGCGCATCACCGAGCACCTCGCCCCTGTGCTGGCGGGCCTCGAGTCCGGCGACAGCGAGTTGGACCGGCTACTCGCTCTTGCCCTCGAGGCCCGCCGCCTTCCCCTCGCGCAGCTTCGCGAACTGCACGGCGAACTGTTCACGCACATCGAGCCCATGGACCATCCGCCCTACGAAAGCGCATTCGTGGGATCGGAGATCTTCCGCCAGACCGAGGTGATGGCCGACGTCGCCGGTTTCTACCGCGCGCACGGGTTGAAGGTCGGTGGGCGGGAGCGGGAGCGCCCCGACCACATCGTCACCGAGCTCGAGTTCATGGCTTTCATGGCGACCAAGGAGGCCTACGCCCTCCAACACCTCGACGAGGCCTCGGTCGAGGAGTGCCGGCGGACACAGGACCACTTCCTGGCCGACCACCTGGGGTGCTGGGCGCCGGGCTTCGCCCGCAGGGTCGCCGTCATGGCCCAGGACGCGGTGTTCCGTGCGCACGCTCGCGCCCTGGAGGCGTGGATCATGGCCGACCTGCGCGCGTGCGACCTCACGCCTGTCGAAGTGCTCGAGGACCCCTCGCCACAACTCCCACCCGACGACGACTCCTGTGGAGCGGGCGAGATGTGCGGTGTGGAGGTCACGCCGGCCGGTGGCGACGCCGGCACACCCGTCGAGTTGGGGAGGTCGCGGTGA
- a CDS encoding ethylbenzene dehydrogenase-related protein: MTETLHATSRVGDSAAWSNERRTRRTRRIGMGLVLVAAVVVAGGLQILDANPATSQTTAITALRVDDGPGTNPTAGVWDRVPEVEVPLTAQQTTYPFGGGSVAAITAQAVHDDNDLYLRVTWQDTTSDIGTDAPDSFADAVAVQFPAQAASSVPAICMGQANSGVNIWHWRADSNAGVPHTAEEVSPNAVVDIPQDADDDYPARVVGNPFAQAEPAVVQNLVAEGFGTLGPADEQIVEGHGDYDDKTWSVVYTRGLESDAATEPAFVNGEDTDVAFAVWDGTNKDRNGQKSVSAFATLSLTDDTVPGEGSKWIIPFVALLLAAVVITIARFGSRKSA, translated from the coding sequence GTGACAGAGACCCTTCACGCCACGTCACGGGTCGGTGATTCCGCAGCGTGGTCGAACGAGCGGAGAACACGCCGGACCCGACGGATCGGGATGGGCCTCGTCCTGGTGGCTGCGGTCGTCGTGGCGGGCGGCCTCCAGATCCTCGACGCCAACCCTGCGACGTCGCAGACGACCGCCATCACGGCACTGCGCGTCGACGATGGACCCGGCACCAACCCGACGGCGGGAGTGTGGGACCGGGTCCCCGAGGTCGAGGTTCCTCTCACCGCGCAGCAGACGACCTATCCGTTCGGAGGAGGGAGCGTCGCTGCGATCACGGCACAGGCCGTGCACGACGACAACGACCTCTACCTGCGGGTCACGTGGCAGGACACGACGAGCGACATCGGCACCGATGCGCCCGACTCCTTTGCCGACGCCGTTGCGGTCCAGTTCCCCGCACAGGCCGCTTCGAGCGTGCCCGCGATCTGCATGGGTCAGGCGAACTCGGGTGTGAACATCTGGCACTGGCGTGCCGACTCAAACGCAGGCGTGCCCCACACTGCCGAAGAGGTCTCACCCAACGCGGTCGTCGACATCCCCCAGGACGCCGACGACGACTACCCGGCGCGGGTCGTCGGGAACCCGTTCGCCCAGGCCGAGCCGGCGGTGGTCCAGAACCTCGTCGCCGAGGGCTTCGGGACACTCGGCCCGGCCGACGAGCAGATCGTGGAGGGGCACGGCGACTACGACGACAAGACCTGGAGCGTCGTCTACACGCGCGGGCTCGAGTCCGATGCCGCCACCGAGCCTGCGTTCGTGAACGGTGAGGACACCGACGTGGCGTTCGCAGTGTGGGACGGCACGAACAAGGACCGCAACGGCCAGAAGTCGGTCTCGGCGTTCGCGACCCTGTCGCTCACTGACGACACCGTTCCGGGCGAAGGGTCGAAGTGGATCATCCCGTTCGTGGCACTCCTGCTCGCGGCGGTCGTGATCACGATCGCCCGGTTCGGGTCCCGAAAGTCGGCGTGA